The window ACTGGGCTTGTTTTATTTGGATGTGGCTTAACGGCTGATTGCCACATGTAAGCTGCTCGAAAGCGGGCGGTAAATGTATGCTGTGCACATACTGCTTGGATGGATGACCCTAATAGTTATGATCGTCGGGTACCGTTTATTCATCAATAAGGTTCGTAACAATCAAATTAACTTAAAGGAAATAAGAGGTTAGTGGTGATGAGTAATCTTTATTCAACAACTTCCATGAACTGTATTTGCGGAAATAAAACATTAATCAGTTCCGCAACCTGCGGGTCCTTGATTTGGTAGATAACTTCTAGTCCTTTTCTGGACCCTTCAATGATGCCGGCACCACGCAGCTTCTGTAAGTGCATGGACAGGGTGGATTGAGGAAGCTCTAGGCAGTTTTGCATTTCGGTCACATTACAGTTTGTTTTTTCTATCAACCCTCGAATAATACAAAGGCGAACAGGGTGCGCGATGATTTTTAGCCATTCCGCTTTTCTAATATAGTGTTCTTCCAAAGAGGTCACTCCCTTATTGGTTTAGTCTTACATTATAACATCATGATATTGAGATATAAATACTACCCAATATTACAAGAACCACCAACCCAAATATAAGGGTAGATTCCGACCTAAATACATATGTACAAAATACGGGTTTTGTGAATAAGTTGTCATGCATAATGTTGTACAGCCTGATTAACACTGATTTTCATAAGAATTTATTTAGCTTTGAGCTTATTCATTAATGCTACTATCCGGTTGTTCTTTGTTTCTTCCTTTTTAGCAATTTCAATATAATTGATCTGCTCTCGTTTAAGGTAATCAGGCTGATTTAGAAATGTATTCAGAATGTGATGATCTTCAAGGTTCCTTGTAAGGTAATCTGGCAAAACAATATTACGGTTATTCTCAGATTGTTTAAGAATTACATGGACTTTATCTCCAAGCTCTTTATGCACAGCTCTACGGATAAATTCATTGTATACAAAATAATGCCCATTTTTTGACGGTAATAATGTATGGTCAAACTCGTGCCCGTCAACAATGATTTGAATAGTTACTCTACCGTTAGTATTGAATATTTCCTTTACTGAATAAGGAAAATAAACTACTTTCCATTTCATTTTACCTTCCAGCATCTTGATCTCACTATCAAATTCATAGACCATACTGATTAACACTCCTTAGAATAAGAAAGCTTATTTCCATATTAGGCTAGAACTTTTCACCCTGAATCACTACATTAACAAAATATGGAATGTAGTGACTGTATTCTTGCTCTCCATGAAAAAAACCTTCTCATTCCAGGCAGTGGCTTTGGCAAATTTGTGAACCCCAATTTATTTAACAGTAAACCCTAAATTTCAACATGCAAAACAAACCCTGAATTAATATTGAGGATCAACGGCTGCCCCGTTCCACTCCACCTGAAAGTTCTAATGTTAAGGGTCTCAATGCCTTGGTATGATTCAGGTAGATAAAAGCGTCGTAACGCTTTGAGATCACAGTCGGCACATAGTTACCTCTCTCCCGTTCAGGATGATACACCACTCCAATGGCACGATGCCCTACCATCATCTCATCAAGTGCCGGATTCTCCTTGTCCATTAATAGCAGCTGATCCCGAGCTCCGTTTCTGTGCAGAAGTTCTTCCCAGCTGTTCTTGATTGCGGGTGGCACCTTCATTTCCTGCATGGGTGCACCCCAGCTTTTGCCGGCAATGACAGTACCCTCATAAGTGCCAAAACCGATTGCGTACACTTGGCTGCCATGTTGTTCCCGCAGAAGCTGTCCAACGTTAACCATCCCTTCATCCACCATATCCGTTGCCCGGGCATCTCCGATATGCGTATTATGCTCCCAGACCAGAACCCGTGAATTCTCCCCGTGAAATTCCATCAGCTTCTCCAGTGCCGATACCATGTGCCGGTCACGGATGTTCCAGGAATCCGAGTCGTGGCGGATCATTGTTCGATAATACGATTCCGCACCTTTTACAGCCATTACATTTAATTCGGCACTTAGCGCATTCTCCTGATCGTCCGGATGAGCTTCCTTCCATTTGTCCTGTAGCTTGCCAAGCAGGGTAATGACATCATCCTCACAGCCCTCCCCATACAAGGAAGCAGAAATCCCGTAAGATTGCTCATCTCTGCTAAAAGGTTCGAAGCATTCAAAAGCCTTCCGGGCTGCTTCAAGATCTGCTTGGTCGTGTGTAGCAAGATATTTCAGAATTTCATCCATGGACTCCCACAGACTGTATACATCAATCCCGTAAAAACCGACCTTTTCCTTATCAGGTTTATCCTTATTGAAATCACGAAGCCACTCTGCAAGCTCCTGAATCTCCTTGTTAGCCCACATCCAGGTTGGCCAGCGGTTAAAGTCATTCAATGCTGCTCCCGCATCAGCTGCGGCATCGGGATAACCTTTGATATAACGGTTTAAGGTGTAACAGGAAGGCCAATCCCCTTCTACTGCTATGAACCGGAATCCGTGCTCTGCAATCAGGCGTTTAGACAGCTCTGCGCGGACCGAATAGAACTCCGAGGTTCCATGCGAAGCTTCACCTAAAAGCACATACTGGGCTTTTTCCGCATGCTGTATCAGCTTGTCCATCGATTCTTTAGTTCCAAAGGGTATAGCCAGCTGGCTTATGGATTCCATAATTAACGATTCGCTCATCTTTTATTTCTCCTCACATGATTTCATATTGTTCAAAGTTTGCACGTTTTGGAGTGAAAACATTCGGATTAGGGATTGGACTTGGTTATTTTTAACTGCAAACAAAAAAACGGATACATAGTCCCTACATAGGACTGTATCCGTTTTTTGTCGACGGGAATGCAAATTTAAGTTACGTGGACAATCCATTCAGCATCCGCAGCAGCTTCTGGTATTGGTCTAATGTGTAATCATCTTCTACTCTATAACCGGATTTATAAAATATAATATCTCCCGTGCCATGGTCCAGCTGATGGTTTGCTTCAAGGATCCGTTTCAGGTTCTTAGCGGTTCCAACGCTTCCGGAAATAATATCTACATCGTCAGGAAACAGCTTTCTCAGCTCATTAGTGAAATATGGAAAATGCGTACAGCCTAATACAACAGTCCCGTACTGGCATAAATCAAACCTGGATAATTCATTCTTCAGATAGCCGATAACCTTCTCTTCGTTAAACTCGTACTTCTCCGCAAACTCTACCAGCGCCGGGAGCGCCAGACTGTCGACGATATCCTGATGATCCAGACGCTTCACCAGATTATTGAATTTCTCCTCTTTCAGTGTAAGGTTCGTTGCCAATACAAGCACTTTTTTGCGGTTAACCTCCCACTTTTGCACAGCGGGTTTGACAGCAGGCTCTATACCCAGAATCGGAAAATCATACTTCTCACGGAGCTCCTCTATCGCAATACTGGTCGCAGTATTACAAGCAATCACCAGAGCCTTAACACCCTGCGCAGCAATAAAATCAACGGCATTAAATATATAGTTTTTTACTTCTTCTTTGGGTTTCTCACCATAAGGTACATGTACGGTATCTGCATAAAAA of the Paenibacillus pedocola genome contains:
- the murI gene encoding glutamate racemase, coding for MRIGFFDSGIGGITVLHQALQLLPNEDYIFYADTVHVPYGEKPKEEVKNYIFNAVDFIAAQGVKALVIACNTATSIAIEELREKYDFPILGIEPAVKPAVQKWEVNRKKVLVLATNLTLKEEKFNNLVKRLDHQDIVDSLALPALVEFAEKYEFNEEKVIGYLKNELSRFDLCQYGTVVLGCTHFPYFTNELRKLFPDDVDIISGSVGTAKNLKRILEANHQLDHGTGDIIFYKSGYRVEDDYTLDQYQKLLRMLNGLST
- a CDS encoding ArsR/SmtB family transcription factor, with product MEEHYIRKAEWLKIIAHPVRLCIIRGLIEKTNCNVTEMQNCLELPQSTLSMHLQKLRGAGIIEGSRKGLEVIYQIKDPQVAELINVLFPQIQFMEVVE
- a CDS encoding erythromycin esterase family protein, with amino-acid sequence MSESLIMESISQLAIPFGTKESMDKLIQHAEKAQYVLLGEASHGTSEFYSVRAELSKRLIAEHGFRFIAVEGDWPSCYTLNRYIKGYPDAAADAGAALNDFNRWPTWMWANKEIQELAEWLRDFNKDKPDKEKVGFYGIDVYSLWESMDEILKYLATHDQADLEAARKAFECFEPFSRDEQSYGISASLYGEGCEDDVITLLGKLQDKWKEAHPDDQENALSAELNVMAVKGAESYYRTMIRHDSDSWNIRDRHMVSALEKLMEFHGENSRVLVWEHNTHIGDARATDMVDEGMVNVGQLLREQHGSQVYAIGFGTYEGTVIAGKSWGAPMQEMKVPPAIKNSWEELLHRNGARDQLLLMDKENPALDEMMVGHRAIGVVYHPERERGNYVPTVISKRYDAFIYLNHTKALRPLTLELSGGVERGSR
- a CDS encoding YdeI/OmpD-associated family protein; this encodes MVYEFDSEIKMLEGKMKWKVVYFPYSVKEIFNTNGRVTIQIIVDGHEFDHTLLPSKNGHYFVYNEFIRRAVHKELGDKVHVILKQSENNRNIVLPDYLTRNLEDHHILNTFLNQPDYLKREQINYIEIAKKEETKNNRIVALMNKLKAK